AGATTTAGTCATGGCACCCACCAACTCAAGTTTGCTCTCAATAACTTGGGATTTGGATTAATAAGTGACGTGACTAAATCTTAACTTATCAGTGTATGAACTCTCTTATACACACAATCTACCTACaaagtattttttcaaaatagagaGAGACAATGACCTGCTCGGCTCCAATCAAATAAGAAGTTAAAAGAATAGGAGACAATCCAACAACTGGTCCAATAGACAAAGATCAGCAGACTTCCAGCTGAGCCCTTAATGTTCATAGGAAATATCTGAAATAGATGCTACTTTTTAAGTCTAACCCCATAAGCTTTTGCTTATAATACACAATGAGAGTAACAGTTTAGGCTTAATGAACTTGACCTACCTCAGACATGATAACCCCTGGGATACCAGACAGCCCCAAAGAATAAGAGGCATAGTACACCTAGTTTAGTTTTCAAACAATCAAAACTATTATGCAAAGCAATAATATGAATCAAATTTGGCTCGGTATGGGAGAAGTGAAAGCAAACCTATAACAAGAATCTTCTATCACAAgaattattgtaaattttattgaaatcaGGTTACCAGTATTCCACTCAGCACCAATATGACAGTGGACTCCTTCCCTAAGCCAAAGTCCTGCCAGACTTACCATTAGATATAATGGCAACAGCAACAACCAACAATGTGAAGTTAGAAGTATTTAGATTTGTTCTTGAAAAAACCTGCAAAAGGAAAGCCAATCCTGCAAGGAAGCTTCCCAAGAATGCACATGCTGCTGTAACCTGCAAAAGATTTCGCATTTGTCTCATCGATTCATTATGTCAAGAACTTGTAACAGGATGTTTCTTAATCCAACCAATAGGAGTGGCCGCCGCCCAACTTTGTCCATTAAGAGTACACCTATGAGAGCGAATGGGATCTGGAAAGTACCACAATAGTGCATGAGTAGAGAAACAGCTTGGGCAGAGTTGGTTCCGCAGATTAAACTAGTAAGATTAATTCCAGTAACCTGAATAATAGCAATTGATGTAGTGCCAATGCTACTTGACAAACCTACATCATGAACCAGAGACTTGGATAGTCAGTCATTCCTCAACTAGTACCCCTCTTCCACTCGTTGATTAAGTTATTAGTTAAGGAATTACCGGATGCTTCAAAAACTGAACTTGCATAATATGAAATCCCAGTAAACCCTCCAAGTTGTGCAAGTAACATTAGCCCAACTCCAACCTACCGTGATTCCAAATATTCACTTGAATATCAGATAAGTTGTATAAATCATGCCACATATAGGAGTTACAGAGGTCATACAATGAGTGAACGGGCATATTTATGCTGAAAAAGATCCAAAAAACTTGATTCAGAGAGTTGCTGGAGGTCTTCCACGAAATACTACAACAAAATACTCAAATCAGTTTTCACAACTGTGCATAAAAGTAAAaggttaatttaaaaaaaaaaaaattaacagaacCCTACTCGTATTAACAAACTCTAGTTAACATGTGAAGTTAAAATGTTACTCTGATCTCAGCTGCTTCCTGGGAAATGTCAACATTCTTTCCCCTCAAGCGTTTTAGAGTTGTTTCTACCTCATTTTCTCGACCAACCTTTGCCTGCAGACACTTGTACCCATCTGTTCagcatattatataatttttctttcttttctcttgcaCTCTCTATTTTACTGCATTATCTCAAATGACAAATAGAAGGTAATAGTAGCAGAAACGCAAATGCATGTGTATACTTTTTTTATGGTAAATTTGGTGCATGCTTCTGGTTCAAAAATGACCTCGTAAATGCAAAAGATGTTCGTGATTGACCATTTGAAGAATGTTTTTAAGATAAACTTCCAACCTAAGAATACTCAATTAGATAACATACATATTCTGATGATTTTATCAAGTGATTAACAACACTAAGAAAATCCAACTTGATGAAAGAACTTGATAATCATTTTCTCGTTTTCTTTTtgcttccaatttcttttatctggatgttgatttttatttcaaactaGCAGATTTGTTGGAACCCCCACATAGATAAGAAATTTTTGTTTCTGATTTTAAGAGACTTACCAGCCATCTTGGAGACTCTGGGACAAAGAAAGAACCAATAAGCTGGAAAGCACAAGGTACAATGGCTGGAAATGAAACCCAAAACACCCCGTTAAAAATCAGCTAAGAACAAAAAATTGCACctccttaaaacaaaaaatgttgGTAACTGAAATTACAGAATGAAGCAGATTACCAATAACAGCCAAGTAACGCCAATACACGAGATTGCCGATGAGAAACATTAGCGATGCACCCCCAGTAATTAATAACTGTGGAGTTAACAGTTTTTACATAAACAATGAGTCCAAATTTCTAATCCAATGTATCATAGCTTTGATTTACCGGACTAAGTGATACAAATGCTCCTCGTATGTTTTTAGGTGCGATTTCTGCAGTGTATATGGGGTTCTGTTTGGCAAAGGTAATGTAGGTGTCAAGATATTTTGCTATAGACAGCAAACTAGAAAGTCAAATGCACACCCTTCTAAAATTACCACAAAAGTAAAAAGCCCAAATCCAACTCCTGTTGATAGTCTTCCAAGGTCAAGCAACCAAGCACCCTTTTGATAACAGTGAAATTTCAGAATTAGGTATACTCCACAAGAAGCATAAATGATGGATAATTACAGTAGATACACAATTAAAATGAAAAGGCATATCAAAGTAGAATTCAATTCTTGTTTGCGTTGTATGTTTCCTACATTTCTATTTACTTCTGGTTTTCTTGGTAAGATCATGTTCAGGTGCATAGttgttaaaatctcgattttatgtatacgattttacgattttacgctttgaaaacccccaaacgattcaaatctcatgtaaaatctaatttgaggtaaaatcctataaaatctcgattttacgtgtacgatttta
This window of the Diospyros lotus cultivar Yz01 chromosome 5, ASM1463336v1, whole genome shotgun sequence genome carries:
- the LOC127801007 gene encoding sugar transporter ERD6-like 5 isoform X1 codes for the protein MDVSEPLLVDASAEITNGVGRENGSAEAAAANIGGDSASISAVLLLSIVVLGCGSFANGCAGGFSSPAEDGIMEELGLSTAEYSVFGSIYSIGGMLGALISGKICDLIGRKRTLPLMQAFCILGWLAIAFAQGAWLLDLGRLSTGVGFGLFTFVNPIYTAEIAPKNIRGAFVSLSPLLITGGASLMFLIGNLVYWRYLAVIAIVPCAFQLIGSFFVPESPRWLAKVGRENEVETTLKRLRGKNVDISQEAAEIRYFVEDLQQLSESSFLDLFQHKYARSLIVGVGLMLLAQLGGFTGISYYASSVFEASGLSSSIGTTSIAIIQIPFALIGVLLMDKVGRRPLLLVTAACAFLGSFLAGLAFLLQDFGLGKESTVILVLSGILVYYASYSLGLSGIPGVIMSEIFPMNIKGSAGSLLIFVYWTSCWIVSYSFNFLFDWSRAGVFFIFASICGSIVIFSMKMVPETKKRTLEEIQASMIS
- the LOC127801007 gene encoding sugar transporter ERD6-like 5 isoform X2, with protein sequence MDVSEPLLVDASAEITNGVGRENGSAEAAAANIGGDSASISAVLLLSIVVLGCGSFANGCAGGFSSPAEDGIMEELGLSTAEYSVFGSIYSIGGMLGALISGKICDLIGRKRAFCILGWLAIAFAQGAWLLDLGRLSTGVGFGLFTFVNPIYTAEIAPKNIRGAFVSLSPLLITGGASLMFLIGNLVYWRYLAVIAIVPCAFQLIGSFFVPESPRWLAKVGRENEVETTLKRLRGKNVDISQEAAEIRYFVEDLQQLSESSFLDLFQHKYARSLIVGVGLMLLAQLGGFTGISYYASSVFEASGLSSSIGTTSIAIIQIPFALIGVLLMDKVGRRPLLLVTAACAFLGSFLAGLAFLLQDFGLGKESTVILVLSGILVYYASYSLGLSGIPGVIMSEIFPMNIKGSAGSLLIFVYWTSCWIVSYSFNFLFDWSRAGVFFIFASICGSIVIFSMKMVPETKKRTLEEIQASMIS
- the LOC127801007 gene encoding sugar transporter ERD6-like 5 isoform X3 is translated as MDVSEPLLVDASAEITNGVGRENGSAEAAAANIGGDSASISAVLLLSIVVLGCGSFANGCAGGFSSPAEDGIMEELGLSTAEYSVFGSIYSIGGMLGALISGKICDLIGRKRGAWLLDLGRLSTGVGFGLFTFVNPIYTAEIAPKNIRGAFVSLSPLLITGGASLMFLIGNLVYWRYLAVIAIVPCAFQLIGSFFVPESPRWLAKVGRENEVETTLKRLRGKNVDISQEAAEIRYFVEDLQQLSESSFLDLFQHKYARSLIVGVGLMLLAQLGGFTGISYYASSVFEASGLSSSIGTTSIAIIQIPFALIGVLLMDKVGRRPLLLVTAACAFLGSFLAGLAFLLQDFGLGKESTVILVLSGILVYYASYSLGLSGIPGVIMSEIFPMNIKGSAGSLLIFVYWTSCWIVSYSFNFLFDWSRAGVFFIFASICGSIVIFSMKMVPETKKRTLEEIQASMIS